A window of the Loxodonta africana isolate mLoxAfr1 chromosome 3, mLoxAfr1.hap2, whole genome shotgun sequence genome harbors these coding sequences:
- the TMEM39B gene encoding transmembrane protein 39B isoform X3: MLSPTGGRRGPNRTSYCRNPLCEPGSSGGSGGGHTSSASVTSVRSRTRSSSGTGLSSPPLATQTVVPLQHCKIPELPVQASILFELQLFFCQLIALFVHYINIYKTVWWYPPSHPPSHTSLNFHLIDFNLLMVTTIVLGRRFIGSIVKEASQRGKVSLLRSILLFLTRFTVLTATGWSLCRSLIHLFRTYSFLNLLFLCYPFGMYIPFLQLNCDLRKANLFSHMASVGPREAVNSLSRSRDYLLTLRETWKQHTRQLYGTETMPTHACCLSPSLIRSEVEFLKMDFNWRMKEVLVSSMLSAYYVAFVPVWFVKNTHYYDKRWSCELFLLVSISTSVILMQHLLPASYCDLLHKAAAHLGCWQKVDPALCSNVLQHPWTEECMWPQGVLVKHSKNVYKAVGHYNVAVPSDVSHFRFHFFFSKPLRILNILLLLEGAVIVYQLYSLVSSEKWHQTISLALILFSNYYAFFKLLRDRLVLGKAYSYSASAQRDLDHRFS; the protein is encoded by the exons ATGTTGAGCCCCACAGGAGGACGAAGAGGTCCCAACAGGACATCCTACTGTCGAAATCCACTCTGCGAGCCAGGATCCTCAGGGGGCTCTGGTGGGGGCCACACCTCCAGTGCCTCGGTCACCAGTGTCCGTTCCCGCACCAG gAGCAGTTCTGGGACGGGCCTCTCCAGCCCCCCACTGGCCACCCAGACGGTCGTGCCCCTGCAGCACTGCAAGATCCCTGAGCTGCCAGTCCAGGCCAGCATTCTGTTTGAGTTGCAGCTCTTCTTCTGCCAGCTCATAGCCCTCTTCGTTCACTACATCAACATCTACAAGACAGTGTGGTGGTATCCGCCCTCCCACCCACCTTCCCACACCTCCCTG AACTTCCACCTGATCGACTTCAACTTGCTAATGGTGACCACCATCGTTCTGGGCCGCCGCTTCATTGGGTCCATCGTGAAGGAG GCTTCTCAGAGGGGGAAGGTCTCCCTCTTGCGCTCCATCCTGCTGTTCCTCACCCGATTCACCGTTCTCACGGCAACAGGCTGGAGTCTGTGCCGCTCCCTCATCCACCTCTTCAGGACCTACTCCTTCCTGAACCTCCTGTTCCTCTGCTATCC GTTTGGGATGTACATTCCGTTCCTGCAGCTGAACTGTGACCTCCGAAAAGCAAACCTCTTCAGCCATATGGCCTCTGTGGGACCCCGGGAGGCAGTCAACAGCCTATCTCGGAGCCGGGACTACCTGCTGACACTGCGGGAAACATGGAAGCAGCACACACGGCAGCTGTATGGCACAGAAACCATGCCCACCCACGCTTGCTGCCTCTCTCCCAGCCTCATTCGTAGTGAGGTGGAGTTCCTCAAGATGGACTTCAACTGGCGCATGAAGGAAGTGCTTGTCAGCTCCATGCTGAGTGCCTATTATGTGGCCTTTGTACCTGTCTGGTTTGTGAAG AACACACATTACTATGACAAGCGCTGGTCCTGTGAGCTCTTCCTGCTGGTGTCCATCAGCACTTCAGTGATCCTCATGCAGCACCTGTTGCCTGCCAGCTACTGTGACCTGCTGCACAAGGCTGCTGCCCATCTGGGCTGCTGGCAGAAGGTGGACCCAGCACTGTGCTCCAACGTGCTGCAGCACCC GTGGACTGAAGAATGCATGTGGCCGCAGGGGGTGCTGGTGAAGCACAGCAAGAACGTCTACAAAGCAGTCGGCCACTACAATGTGGCTGTCCCTTCTGACGTCTCCCACTTCCGCTTCCAC TTCTTTTTCAGCAAACCCCTACGGATCCTCAACATTCTCCTGCTGCTGGAGGGTGCTGTTATTGTCTACCAGCTCTACTCGTTAGTATCCTCTGAGAAGTGGCACCAGACTATCTCACTGGCGCTCATCCTCTTCAGCAACTATTACGCCTTCTTCAAGCTGCTGCGGGACCGACTGGTGTTGGGCAAGGCCTACTCGTACTCGGCCAGCGCTCAGAGGGACCTGGATCACCGGTTCTCCTGA
- the TMEM39B gene encoding transmembrane protein 39B isoform X2, with amino-acid sequence MKNFHLIDFNLLMVTTIVLGRRFIGSIVKEASQRGKVSLLRSILLFLTRFTVLTATGWSLCRSLIHLFRTYSFLNLLFLCYPFGMYIPFLQLNCDLRKANLFSHMASVGPREAVNSLSRSRDYLLTLRETWKQHTRQLYGTETMPTHACCLSPSLIRSEVEFLKMDFNWRMKEVLVSSMLSAYYVAFVPVWFVKNTHYYDKRWSCELFLLVSISTSVILMQHLLPASYCDLLHKAAAHLGCWQKVDPALCSNVLQHPWTEECMWPQGVLVKHSKNVYKAVGHYNVAVPSDVSHFRFHFFFSKPLRILNILLLLEGAVIVYQLYSLVSSEKWHQTISLALILFSNYYAFFKLLRDRLVLGKAYSYSASAQRDLDHRFS; translated from the exons ATGAAG AACTTCCACCTGATCGACTTCAACTTGCTAATGGTGACCACCATCGTTCTGGGCCGCCGCTTCATTGGGTCCATCGTGAAGGAG GCTTCTCAGAGGGGGAAGGTCTCCCTCTTGCGCTCCATCCTGCTGTTCCTCACCCGATTCACCGTTCTCACGGCAACAGGCTGGAGTCTGTGCCGCTCCCTCATCCACCTCTTCAGGACCTACTCCTTCCTGAACCTCCTGTTCCTCTGCTATCC GTTTGGGATGTACATTCCGTTCCTGCAGCTGAACTGTGACCTCCGAAAAGCAAACCTCTTCAGCCATATGGCCTCTGTGGGACCCCGGGAGGCAGTCAACAGCCTATCTCGGAGCCGGGACTACCTGCTGACACTGCGGGAAACATGGAAGCAGCACACACGGCAGCTGTATGGCACAGAAACCATGCCCACCCACGCTTGCTGCCTCTCTCCCAGCCTCATTCGTAGTGAGGTGGAGTTCCTCAAGATGGACTTCAACTGGCGCATGAAGGAAGTGCTTGTCAGCTCCATGCTGAGTGCCTATTATGTGGCCTTTGTACCTGTCTGGTTTGTGAAG AACACACATTACTATGACAAGCGCTGGTCCTGTGAGCTCTTCCTGCTGGTGTCCATCAGCACTTCAGTGATCCTCATGCAGCACCTGTTGCCTGCCAGCTACTGTGACCTGCTGCACAAGGCTGCTGCCCATCTGGGCTGCTGGCAGAAGGTGGACCCAGCACTGTGCTCCAACGTGCTGCAGCACCC GTGGACTGAAGAATGCATGTGGCCGCAGGGGGTGCTGGTGAAGCACAGCAAGAACGTCTACAAAGCAGTCGGCCACTACAATGTGGCTGTCCCTTCTGACGTCTCCCACTTCCGCTTCCAC TTCTTTTTCAGCAAACCCCTACGGATCCTCAACATTCTCCTGCTGCTGGAGGGTGCTGTTATTGTCTACCAGCTCTACTCGTTAGTATCCTCTGAGAAGTGGCACCAGACTATCTCACTGGCGCTCATCCTCTTCAGCAACTATTACGCCTTCTTCAAGCTGCTGCGGGACCGACTGGTGTTGGGCAAGGCCTACTCGTACTCGGCCAGCGCTCAGAGGGACCTGGATCACCGGTTCTCCTGA
- the TMEM39B gene encoding transmembrane protein 39B isoform X1, with product MGGRRGPNRTSYCRNPLCEPGSSGGSGGGHTSSASVTSVRSRTRSSSGTGLSSPPLATQTVVPLQHCKIPELPVQASILFELQLFFCQLIALFVHYINIYKTVWWYPPSHPPSHTSLNFHLIDFNLLMVTTIVLGRRFIGSIVKEASQRGKVSLLRSILLFLTRFTVLTATGWSLCRSLIHLFRTYSFLNLLFLCYPFGMYIPFLQLNCDLRKANLFSHMASVGPREAVNSLSRSRDYLLTLRETWKQHTRQLYGTETMPTHACCLSPSLIRSEVEFLKMDFNWRMKEVLVSSMLSAYYVAFVPVWFVKNTHYYDKRWSCELFLLVSISTSVILMQHLLPASYCDLLHKAAAHLGCWQKVDPALCSNVLQHPWTEECMWPQGVLVKHSKNVYKAVGHYNVAVPSDVSHFRFHFFFSKPLRILNILLLLEGAVIVYQLYSLVSSEKWHQTISLALILFSNYYAFFKLLRDRLVLGKAYSYSASAQRDLDHRFS from the exons ATGG GAGGACGAAGAGGTCCCAACAGGACATCCTACTGTCGAAATCCACTCTGCGAGCCAGGATCCTCAGGGGGCTCTGGTGGGGGCCACACCTCCAGTGCCTCGGTCACCAGTGTCCGTTCCCGCACCAG gAGCAGTTCTGGGACGGGCCTCTCCAGCCCCCCACTGGCCACCCAGACGGTCGTGCCCCTGCAGCACTGCAAGATCCCTGAGCTGCCAGTCCAGGCCAGCATTCTGTTTGAGTTGCAGCTCTTCTTCTGCCAGCTCATAGCCCTCTTCGTTCACTACATCAACATCTACAAGACAGTGTGGTGGTATCCGCCCTCCCACCCACCTTCCCACACCTCCCTG AACTTCCACCTGATCGACTTCAACTTGCTAATGGTGACCACCATCGTTCTGGGCCGCCGCTTCATTGGGTCCATCGTGAAGGAG GCTTCTCAGAGGGGGAAGGTCTCCCTCTTGCGCTCCATCCTGCTGTTCCTCACCCGATTCACCGTTCTCACGGCAACAGGCTGGAGTCTGTGCCGCTCCCTCATCCACCTCTTCAGGACCTACTCCTTCCTGAACCTCCTGTTCCTCTGCTATCC GTTTGGGATGTACATTCCGTTCCTGCAGCTGAACTGTGACCTCCGAAAAGCAAACCTCTTCAGCCATATGGCCTCTGTGGGACCCCGGGAGGCAGTCAACAGCCTATCTCGGAGCCGGGACTACCTGCTGACACTGCGGGAAACATGGAAGCAGCACACACGGCAGCTGTATGGCACAGAAACCATGCCCACCCACGCTTGCTGCCTCTCTCCCAGCCTCATTCGTAGTGAGGTGGAGTTCCTCAAGATGGACTTCAACTGGCGCATGAAGGAAGTGCTTGTCAGCTCCATGCTGAGTGCCTATTATGTGGCCTTTGTACCTGTCTGGTTTGTGAAG AACACACATTACTATGACAAGCGCTGGTCCTGTGAGCTCTTCCTGCTGGTGTCCATCAGCACTTCAGTGATCCTCATGCAGCACCTGTTGCCTGCCAGCTACTGTGACCTGCTGCACAAGGCTGCTGCCCATCTGGGCTGCTGGCAGAAGGTGGACCCAGCACTGTGCTCCAACGTGCTGCAGCACCC GTGGACTGAAGAATGCATGTGGCCGCAGGGGGTGCTGGTGAAGCACAGCAAGAACGTCTACAAAGCAGTCGGCCACTACAATGTGGCTGTCCCTTCTGACGTCTCCCACTTCCGCTTCCAC TTCTTTTTCAGCAAACCCCTACGGATCCTCAACATTCTCCTGCTGCTGGAGGGTGCTGTTATTGTCTACCAGCTCTACTCGTTAGTATCCTCTGAGAAGTGGCACCAGACTATCTCACTGGCGCTCATCCTCTTCAGCAACTATTACGCCTTCTTCAAGCTGCTGCGGGACCGACTGGTGTTGGGCAAGGCCTACTCGTACTCGGCCAGCGCTCAGAGGGACCTGGATCACCGGTTCTCCTGA